One genomic window of Geodermatophilus sp. DSM 44513 includes the following:
- a CDS encoding DUF6986 family protein, with amino-acid sequence MTATSDELADLLDERLAAADERLRRHYPGDTGDRQPVHTVYVPADRFAASVPRDWGRAALVLLGEHAPTAAALAEATGVPVSRAADAHDRVRDKLAREPVEDLRVDFEDGYGHRGDDEEDRAAADVAAALAETARADGRPPFLGIRFKGFESPTRRRGLRTLDLVLAGLVGAGGLPEGFLLTLPKVTSVDQVAAMVEVCDRLESAYALPAGRLRFEVQVETPQALLAADGTVTVARMVAASAGRCVGLHYGTFDYSAALGVAAAYQSPEHPVADHAKAVMQVAAAGTGVRLSDGSTNVVPVGGPEAVRSAWRLHARLVTRSLERGYYQGWDVHPGHLPTRYLATYAFFRGGLADAGDRIRGYLERIEGGVLDEPATAQALAGAVLRGVDCGAVTPEEAAAATGVDRAQLEVLARR; translated from the coding sequence GTGACCGCGACCAGCGATGAACTGGCCGACCTGCTCGACGAGCGGCTCGCCGCCGCCGACGAGCGGCTGCGCCGGCACTACCCGGGCGACACGGGGGACCGGCAGCCGGTGCACACCGTCTACGTGCCGGCCGACCGGTTCGCAGCGAGCGTGCCCCGGGACTGGGGGCGGGCGGCCCTCGTCCTCCTGGGCGAGCACGCGCCCACGGCGGCCGCCCTCGCCGAGGCCACCGGTGTCCCGGTGTCCCGGGCGGCCGATGCGCACGACCGCGTGCGGGACAAGCTGGCCCGGGAGCCGGTGGAGGACCTGCGGGTGGACTTCGAGGACGGCTACGGGCACCGCGGGGACGACGAGGAGGACCGTGCGGCCGCCGATGTCGCCGCGGCGCTGGCGGAGACCGCGCGGGCCGACGGGCGGCCGCCGTTCCTCGGCATCCGGTTCAAGGGCTTCGAGTCCCCGACCCGCCGCCGTGGCCTGCGCACCCTGGACCTGGTGCTGGCCGGGCTGGTGGGTGCCGGCGGCCTCCCCGAGGGCTTCCTGCTCACGCTGCCCAAGGTCACCTCGGTGGACCAGGTGGCGGCCATGGTCGAGGTCTGCGACCGGCTGGAGTCGGCGTACGCGCTGCCGGCCGGCCGGCTCCGCTTCGAGGTCCAGGTGGAGACCCCGCAGGCGCTGCTGGCCGCGGACGGCACCGTCACCGTGGCGCGGATGGTCGCCGCGTCGGCCGGCCGCTGCGTCGGGCTGCACTACGGCACCTTCGACTACAGCGCGGCGCTGGGGGTGGCCGCGGCGTACCAGAGCCCGGAGCACCCGGTGGCCGACCACGCCAAGGCCGTCATGCAGGTGGCCGCGGCCGGCACCGGGGTGCGGCTGTCGGACGGGTCGACCAACGTCGTGCCGGTCGGGGGGCCGGAGGCCGTCCGGAGCGCGTGGCGGCTGCACGCCCGCCTGGTCACCCGGTCGCTGGAGCGCGGCTACTACCAGGGCTGGGACGTGCACCCGGGGCACCTGCCCACCCGCTACCTGGCCACCTACGCCTTCTTCCGCGGCGGGCTGGCCGACGCCGGCGACCGGATCCGGGGCTACCTCGAGCGCATCGAGGGCGGCGTGCTGGACGAGCCGGCCACCGCGCAGGCGCTGGCCGGCGCGGTGCTCCGCGGCGTCGACTGCGGCGCGGTCACGCCGGAGGAGGCGGCGGCCGCCACCGGGGTGGACCGGGCGCAGCTGGAGGTGCTGGCCCGCCGCTGA
- the allB gene encoding allantoinase AllB produces MPDGAPRQRLAAVNDPATVLEQLARLRAERGQDVATDPTPRPAPRSTGFDLVVRGRRVLTPAGTVAGEVGVTGGRITALEPLGADLPGDEVVTLADDETLIPGLVDAHVHVNEPGRTEWEGFATATRAAAAGGITTVVDMPLNSVPSTVTRPALQLKQFVAAPQVFVDVGFWGGAVPGNEGHLRELHDDGVFGFKCFLLHSGVDEFPPLTLDELESSLRVLREFDALMVVHAEDARAIDRAPAAEGGGYDRFLASRPRGAENLAIAEVIERTRWTGARTHVLHLSSSDALPMLRSAKADGLDLTVETCPHYLSLVSEAVPDGGTEYKCCPPIRESANREQLWAGLLDGTIDYIASDHSPSTPALKDPENGDFGVAWGGIASVQLALSVVWTEARQRGVELGQVVEWMAARPADRLGLRSKGRIALGQDADLVVFAPDQTLVVDGGRLHHRHPVTPYQGRTLSGVARRTFLRGTEVDHRTPRGRLLRRGVD; encoded by the coding sequence ATGCCCGACGGTGCACCCCGTCAGCGGCTGGCTGCCGTCAACGACCCCGCGACCGTCCTCGAGCAGCTGGCCCGGCTGCGCGCCGAGCGGGGGCAGGACGTCGCCACCGACCCCACACCACGCCCCGCGCCGCGGTCCACGGGCTTCGACCTGGTCGTCCGCGGGCGGCGGGTCCTGACACCGGCGGGCACCGTCGCCGGCGAGGTCGGGGTCACCGGCGGCCGGATCACCGCCCTCGAGCCGCTGGGCGCCGACCTGCCGGGCGACGAGGTCGTCACCCTCGCCGACGACGAGACGCTCATCCCCGGCCTGGTGGACGCGCACGTCCACGTGAACGAACCCGGGCGCACCGAGTGGGAGGGCTTCGCCACCGCCACCCGGGCGGCCGCGGCCGGCGGCATCACCACCGTCGTCGACATGCCGCTGAACTCGGTCCCCTCGACGGTCACCCGTCCGGCCCTGCAGCTCAAGCAGTTCGTCGCGGCACCGCAGGTCTTCGTCGACGTCGGCTTCTGGGGCGGCGCCGTCCCGGGCAACGAGGGCCACCTGCGCGAGCTGCACGACGACGGCGTGTTCGGGTTCAAGTGCTTCCTGCTGCACTCCGGCGTCGACGAGTTCCCCCCGCTGACGCTGGACGAGCTCGAGTCCTCCCTGCGGGTGCTGCGGGAGTTCGACGCGCTGATGGTGGTGCACGCCGAGGACGCCCGCGCCATCGACCGCGCCCCGGCCGCCGAGGGCGGCGGCTACGACCGGTTCCTCGCCTCGCGGCCCCGCGGCGCGGAGAACCTGGCGATCGCCGAGGTCATCGAGCGCACCCGCTGGACCGGCGCGCGCACGCACGTCCTGCACCTGTCGTCCTCCGACGCCCTGCCCATGCTGCGCAGCGCCAAGGCCGACGGGCTGGACCTCACCGTCGAGACCTGCCCGCACTACCTGAGCCTGGTCTCCGAGGCCGTCCCGGACGGCGGCACCGAGTACAAGTGCTGCCCGCCGATCCGGGAGTCCGCCAACCGCGAGCAGCTCTGGGCGGGCCTGCTCGACGGCACCATCGACTACATCGCCTCCGACCACTCCCCCTCCACCCCCGCCCTCAAGGACCCCGAGAACGGGGACTTCGGCGTCGCCTGGGGAGGCATCGCCTCGGTGCAGCTGGCCCTGTCCGTGGTCTGGACCGAGGCCCGGCAGCGGGGCGTGGAGCTGGGGCAGGTCGTCGAGTGGATGGCCGCCCGCCCCGCCGACCGGCTGGGGCTGCGGTCCAAGGGGCGGATCGCCCTCGGCCAGGACGCCGACCTGGTGGTCTTCGCTCCCGACCAGACCCTCGTGGTGGACGGCGGGAGGCTGCACCACCGCCACCCGGTGACGCCCTACCAGGGGCGGACGCTGTCCGGCGTCGCGCGCCGGACGTTCCTCCGGGGCACCGAGGTCGACCACCGGACCCCGCGCGGGCGGCTGCTCCGCCGGGGGGTCGACTGA
- a CDS encoding bifunctional allantoicase/(S)-ureidoglycine aminohydrolase, with product MTSTRNSYYAPRGGLPGQGELTTNRAMFTEAYAVLPRGTMTDIVTSALPFWERTRLWVVARPLSGFAETFSQYVVEVSPGGGSDRPETDPAAEAVLFVVDGAVRLTIGEASHRLEPGGYAFLPPGAVWTLHTDGDDAARFHWIRKAYQRVDGIDVPEPFVTNERDVEPVPMPDTHGVWSTTRFVDPADVRHDMHVNIVTFEPGGVIPFPETHVMEHGLYVLEGKAVYLLNQDWVEVEAGDFMWLRAFCPQACYAGGPGRFRYLLYKDVNRHAPLSRQLL from the coding sequence GTGACGTCGACCAGGAACAGCTACTACGCGCCCCGGGGCGGGCTGCCCGGGCAGGGCGAGCTCACCACCAACCGGGCGATGTTCACCGAGGCCTACGCCGTGCTGCCGCGGGGGACGATGACCGACATCGTCACCAGCGCCCTGCCGTTCTGGGAGCGCACCCGGCTGTGGGTGGTCGCCCGGCCGCTGTCCGGTTTCGCGGAGACCTTCTCCCAGTACGTCGTGGAGGTCTCACCCGGGGGCGGCAGCGACCGGCCGGAGACCGACCCGGCCGCGGAGGCGGTGCTCTTCGTCGTGGACGGCGCGGTGCGGCTGACGATCGGGGAGGCCTCGCACCGGCTGGAGCCGGGTGGGTACGCGTTCCTGCCGCCGGGGGCGGTGTGGACGCTGCACACCGACGGGGACGACGCGGCGCGATTCCACTGGATCCGCAAGGCCTACCAGCGCGTGGACGGCATCGACGTGCCCGAGCCGTTCGTCACTAACGAGCGCGACGTCGAGCCGGTGCCCATGCCCGACACCCACGGGGTGTGGTCGACGACCCGCTTCGTGGACCCGGCCGACGTCCGCCACGACATGCACGTCAACATCGTCACCTTCGAGCCCGGCGGGGTGATCCCGTTCCCGGAGACGCACGTGATGGAGCACGGGCTGTACGTGCTGGAGGGCAAGGCCGTCTACCTGCTCAACCAGGACTGGGTGGAGGTGGAGGCCGGTGACTTCATGTGGCTCCGCGCGTTCTGCCCGCAGGCCTGCTACGCCGGCGGCCCGGGGCGCTTCCGCTACCTGCTCTACAAGGACGTCAACCGGCACGCGCCGCTGAGCCGCCAGCTGCTCTGA